The sequence below is a genomic window from Papio anubis isolate 15944 chromosome X, Panubis1.0, whole genome shotgun sequence.
ATGAACACAGTCTTGGAGTACTTGTCTAGTGAATACAGGACAACATCTGTGGTCTGGTCAACTGAACAAGCCAGGAAAAGCACATGATTATATCAGTCAGTCATCCTTGAGACCCCAGCTCAGTGTCCTTAGTTGTGACCTTATACATAGGCACACTATACATGATGCAGTAAGACATGCTCATTGACAAAATAAGATACGCATTTTGACAAGCCCATGTTAGAGGGAAAGCCTAGATGAATGCGGACAGGTAAGTGAGGCAGAATTTTGGAAAAACACCTGTGGCTTTGGGACCAGGTGCACAGGGATGGAAAAAGAAACTCACCtgaaatcttgatttttttgaTGACCTTGTTGGTGCAGTTGTTGATGGAAACATTGACAGAGATGGGTTCTCCATGGTAGTGAACCTAAAGCAGGAGGAGGGACCCATGTCAAGGCTGGAGGAAGAATGCACAGATGGAGACCCAGAACCCCTGCTTCCTTAGCACTGTTGTCACCCTGGCTCCCATCTCTGCCTGCCCAAGTAGGAAATCAGTGAAGAAAGGGCATCAGAGGGGTTCTGGGGTGGAAGGCAAAAAGTGGGGGTCACAAACCTCACTGTCCATCCAGGCCTGGAGTTGTAGGGGCTGAGCTGACAGAAGGAAGCGGCGGATGGTCTGGGCTGAGGGGCCAGGGCCTGCCTCTGGTGGTGCAAATTGTACTTTCCGGACAACCAGCCGCACATAGTCTCTGAGCAGAGACCAAGGGATTAGCCAGAGCGTCCTCCTTTCAGACCCACAGACCTCTCCCATGCCACCCCCATAGTCCAATCGTTACTTAAGAATGGGAGCAGAGGAAGGCCTCCCTCAGAGAACTCTTCTAGTCCCTTAATGCAAGTATGTAGACCAAAGGTTAGTAAACTGTGgcccactggccaaatctggcctgATGCCTGTTTGCCTATGGCCCACAAGCTGAGAATGGTTATATTACATTTGTAAATGGTTGAAACAAATCAAAGAACAATGCTATTTTATGACATGTGGacattacatgaaattcaaatttcagtgttcataagtaaagttctattggacacacagccacactcattcatttctATACTATCTGTGACTGCGTTTgcactacaacagcagagttgagtacaTGCAACagagaaatactgttttttttggCCCATTACAGAAAAGTTCGCTGACCCCTGCCCTAGATCAAAGAAGATAAGTCAGAGGGGGCTCAGAACCGGGCATCACTGGTGGCGACGATGCTGTGGAGGTTAGAAGTGGGGCTATTTCTGTCATGAGAGCAGGATCTGTTGCCtggcagaggctggaggcagggattTTTGGGGACAACCAAAGAATACCTCTTGGAGACTGTCTCCTCCGGGTTTTCAGCGCAGAAACTCTTCACTTCAAAGTCAATCCCACAGGGCTGTAAAAGGACAAGGGCAAAGAGAGCTAATTTCCAGTGCTGTCCTCCCTTCCTCATGGGCCTATAAGAAAATGCCTGACCTCTTTCCTTAGCTGTCCATTTCTCCAGTCTTGACTATCCCACTGTTCCTCTTCCCTGGCACTACCATCTATCCTTCTTTCTTAGAACCTAGTCCTCACCTTTCCTGAATCTTCAGGACCTGGCTGCAGTGTCACAGAACAGGGCAGGTTGGTCACCATCTAGGGGACAAAAAGGAGATcagaaaagaagtagaaaagaaaagaatacaaacaaatgcaaaagaaataggGAACCCTCTCCCTTGTCCTTCTTGAGCTTCCTCTCTTAATCTTCCCTGGAGACCTTGCCTGCCCAGGGCTTGGGGTCAGTACCTGCAGGGTAAAGGGGTAGGCATTGTCCCCTAGCTTGTGCAGCAGTCGCTCCTGTAGAACTGTGAGGGGCCCCTTAGGGCTGCTGGATTCAGCTGGGACCACTTGCAGGGTCTGCACATACAGATCTTTTCGGAATGTCAGACCAATCACTTCCAAGTCATCACGGCCATAGCGAAAGGCACATGTCAACATGACAAACACTGCAGGCATAGGAAGAAGAGAGTGGCCTGTCAGGCCTGAGTGGGAAGGGGAATCTTAACTGAGTCAAGAAGACACAGACAGGTTATGTAATATGATCGAaggctggccgggcgcgatggctcacgcctgtaatcccagcactttgggaggccgaggcaggtggatcacaaggtcaggagatcgagaccatcctggctaacacagtgaaaccccatctctactaaaaaaaaaaaaaaaaaatacaaaaaattagccgggcgtggtggcaggcgtctgtagtcccagctactcgggaggctgaggcaggataatggcatgagcccaggaggcggagcttgcagtgagccaagatcgcgtcgtCACtgccctctccagcctgggcgacagagcaagactctgtctcaaaaaaaaaaaaaaaaaaaaaaagatcgaaGGCTATGGccacaaagaaaaagattattaATACATTTGACTGCAGTAAGATTTACGTTAAAAGTCTTTATAAACAAAGTCTTCTTTATGTTCAAagtctaaaaacaaagaaaaaatggaaagcctgggagaaaatctttgcaacaCATATAACACACTGAAGTTTAGcgtccaaaatatgtaaggactCC
It includes:
- the ARR3 gene encoding arrestin-C, with product MPAVFVMLTCAFRYGRDDLEVIGLTFRKDLYVQTLQVVPAESSSPKGPLTVLQERLLHKLGDNAYPFTLQMVTNLPCSVTLQPGPEDSGKPCGIDFEVKSFCAENPEETVSKRDYVRLVVRKVQFAPPEAGPGPSAQTIRRFLLSAQPLQLQAWMDSEVHYHGEPISVNVSINNCTNKVIKKIKISVDQTTDVVLYSLDKYSKTVFIQEFTETVAANSSFSQSFAVTPILAASCQKRGLALDGKLKHEDTNLASSTIIRPGMDKELLGILVSYKVRVNLMVSCGGILGDLTASDVGVELPLVLIHPKPSQEAASSEDIVIEEFTRKGEEENQKAAEAEGDEGS